From the genome of Halomonas sp. MCCC 1A13316, one region includes:
- a CDS encoding NADH-quinone oxidoreductase subunit K codes for MPPLEETLLATALLLLAALSLFERHLVRACSWFVAFCLVVALAWARLGLVWLALLELLLGAVLTGGFLFYSLGVTPRVRRPRGFFARWHDPVPLTWRLALERLLPALAVLAMLGIALAALGGDSTGSLRLGGLGLLVLGLWAFALHRHLLRRLLAFNVVGTGIFLLLMSLVGASAMPAAHGLVITGLVVALVGTALGALLVRRLEALESRHGAAFRTYGHPR; via the coding sequence ATGCCGCCACTCGAGGAGACATTGCTGGCCACGGCGCTATTGCTGTTGGCCGCCTTGTCATTGTTCGAACGCCACCTGGTGCGGGCCTGCTCCTGGTTCGTCGCTTTCTGCTTGGTGGTCGCGCTGGCCTGGGCTCGGCTCGGGCTGGTTTGGCTGGCCCTGCTCGAGCTGTTGCTGGGTGCCGTCCTTACCGGCGGTTTCCTGTTCTATTCGCTGGGTGTGACGCCCAGGGTCAGAAGGCCGCGGGGCTTTTTCGCCCGCTGGCACGATCCCGTGCCCTTGACCTGGCGGCTCGCCCTGGAGCGCCTGCTGCCGGCGCTGGCAGTGCTCGCCATGCTGGGTATCGCCCTGGCCGCACTTGGGGGGGATAGTACCGGCTCACTGCGCCTTGGGGGGCTGGGGCTGCTCGTGCTGGGACTATGGGCCTTTGCCTTGCATCGCCATCTGCTGCGGCGCCTGCTGGCGTTCAACGTCGTCGGCACGGGTATCTTCCTGCTGCTCATGTCCTTGGTTGGCGCTTCTGCCATGCCTGCCGCCCATGGTCTGGTCATTACCGGCCTGGTAGTGGCGCTGGTCGGGACCGCGCTCGGAGCGCTGCTGGTGAGGCGGCTCGAGGCGCTGGAATCGCGGCATGGGGCTGCGTTCCGAACGTATGGTCATCCCCGGTGA
- a CDS encoding complex I subunit 5 family protein: protein MIERLGLSQLMVPVDGSVALWVVLGLPLLLGALGGVARPARGWPVAAAGLLPLLALAWLFSEMSGAAGLSWEIELGSLVLYWRLNGLALLLLLLTYLIVYASALYTPAYLHEDPQRKPRSQAWFWPLLGLLTSSLSLIWLAVDLLSLYLGLELMGLSAVGLMLLTGKIHAMVAGLRYLLLALVGSLAFLLGVSLLLGAWGRLDLAGLSQAAEPGALLWVAMALLSAGLLLKAAAFPLHAWLAPVHGSAWIPVSALHASLVIKASFFIALQLWLLLVPEAVVAAWAIGGMAAGAVIWGGVKAWRAAKLKDVLAWSTVSQLGYLLLAFPLLIGTDSDVAALAWEGTWLQLAAHGLAKAAMFLATGNLILATGETRAEGLAGASRRFPLSLLSFGMAGISLVGLPPSMGFTAKWLLLNAALTGGHWPWIAVLGIGTLLSAAYVFRIFHFSFVEDAPEHEFHPVPWGMDAIALLLALSALLLGLAAEWPLALLRSAEGGS from the coding sequence GTGATCGAGCGCCTGGGGTTGTCGCAGCTTATGGTTCCGGTCGACGGTTCGGTGGCGCTATGGGTCGTGCTCGGCCTGCCGTTGCTGCTCGGTGCCCTCGGCGGCGTGGCCCGACCGGCGCGTGGCTGGCCCGTGGCAGCGGCTGGCCTGCTGCCGCTGTTGGCGCTGGCCTGGCTGTTCAGTGAAATGAGCGGTGCGGCAGGCCTAAGCTGGGAGATCGAGCTTGGCTCCCTGGTGCTGTACTGGCGCCTCAATGGGCTGGCTCTCCTCTTGCTGCTGCTGACCTATCTGATCGTTTACGCCAGTGCGCTCTATACCCCTGCCTATCTGCACGAGGACCCGCAGCGCAAGCCCAGGAGCCAGGCCTGGTTCTGGCCGCTGCTGGGGCTGCTGACATCGAGCCTGTCGCTGATCTGGCTGGCAGTCGATTTGCTTTCGCTCTACCTCGGCCTCGAGCTGATGGGCTTGTCGGCCGTCGGTCTGATGCTGTTGACGGGAAAGATCCATGCCATGGTCGCCGGGCTGCGCTATCTGTTGCTGGCGCTGGTGGGCTCGCTGGCCTTCCTGCTGGGTGTCTCGCTGCTGCTGGGTGCCTGGGGCAGGCTGGACCTGGCGGGCTTGAGCCAGGCGGCGGAACCCGGTGCGCTGCTATGGGTGGCCATGGCGCTGCTCAGCGCAGGGTTGCTGCTCAAGGCCGCCGCTTTTCCCCTGCATGCCTGGCTGGCTCCCGTGCATGGCTCGGCCTGGATACCGGTCAGTGCGCTGCATGCCAGCTTGGTGATCAAGGCCTCGTTCTTCATTGCCCTGCAGCTGTGGCTGCTATTGGTACCCGAGGCGGTGGTGGCGGCATGGGCGATAGGTGGCATGGCTGCCGGTGCGGTGATCTGGGGCGGCGTCAAGGCCTGGCGCGCAGCGAAGCTCAAGGATGTACTGGCCTGGTCTACCGTCTCGCAGCTGGGCTATTTGCTGTTGGCCTTTCCGCTGCTGATCGGTACGGATTCCGACGTCGCCGCGCTGGCCTGGGAGGGCACCTGGCTGCAGCTGGCTGCCCATGGCCTGGCCAAGGCCGCCATGTTCCTGGCCACCGGCAACCTGATCCTGGCCACCGGCGAGACCCGGGCCGAGGGGCTGGCCGGAGCCAGTCGACGCTTTCCGCTCTCGCTGCTGAGTTTCGGCATGGCGGGGATCAGCCTGGTAGGACTGCCCCCAAGCATGGGATTCACCGCCAAGTGGCTATTGCTGAACGCCGCCCTGACCGGCGGCCACTGGCCTTGGATAGCGGTGCTCGGCATCGGTACGCTGCTGAGCGCCGCCTACGTCTTCCGCATTTTCCATTTTTCCTTTGTCGAGGACGCACCTGAGCACGAGTTTCACCCGGTACCCTGGGGCATGGATGCCATTGCCCTGCTGCTGGCACTGTCGGCGCTGCTGCTGGGGCTGGCGGCCGAGTGGCCCCTGGCGCTGTTGCGCAGTGCGGAGGGAGGGTCATGA
- a CDS encoding proton-conducting transporter transmembrane domain-containing protein, producing MSQAWLPVFALSTSLLVAPLIFALPERAWRARAVVNLSAAVLKLGLVALLVWGFYQGYDYTFDFTVVQDVSFLLQVDALGLMFAGLSSLLWLATTVYAIGYLEDSPNRKRFFGFFSLCIASTVGIALAGNLFTFLLFYEMLTLSTYPLVVHRGHDKALEAGTVYLRYSLTGGLVLLLGVVALHVLVGDVSFGQRERLADLGPEAHPMLTVLFVVLLLGLGVKAALVPLHGWLPRAMVAPAPVSALLHAVAVVKAGAFGIVRLVYDVYGISLVHELGLLTLLSVIATVTILYGSLKALSQQELKPRLAYSTVSQVSYIVLGISLFGPFGTIAGLVHLMHQGLMKVTLFYCAGNYAEELGIHRIDDLDGAGRRMPMTSLAFSVGALGMIGLPPVAGFITKWYLGMGAVQAGMSWVIAVLMASSLLNAAYFLPILHRLWFRHGPAHGRGKWPEERNLGRFETSAWLLLPTAATALFSILVGILAGMTFSPLDLATFVVAEEYLP from the coding sequence ATGAGCCAGGCCTGGCTGCCGGTATTCGCCCTGTCAACCTCGCTGCTGGTGGCGCCGCTGATCTTCGCGCTGCCGGAGCGCGCCTGGCGGGCACGGGCCGTGGTCAACCTGTCAGCCGCCGTGCTCAAGCTGGGTCTGGTCGCGCTGCTGGTGTGGGGATTCTATCAGGGATACGACTACACCTTCGATTTCACCGTTGTGCAGGACGTTTCCTTCCTGCTTCAGGTCGATGCCCTGGGGCTGATGTTTGCCGGCCTCTCTTCGCTGCTGTGGCTGGCCACCACGGTCTATGCCATCGGCTATCTCGAAGACTCGCCCAACCGCAAGCGCTTCTTCGGCTTCTTCAGCCTGTGTATCGCCAGTACCGTGGGTATCGCCCTGGCCGGCAACCTGTTCACCTTCCTGCTGTTCTACGAGATGTTGACGCTATCCACCTACCCCTTGGTGGTGCATCGCGGGCACGATAAGGCACTCGAGGCGGGGACTGTCTACCTGCGCTATTCCTTGACCGGCGGCCTGGTGCTGCTGCTCGGCGTAGTGGCGCTACACGTCCTGGTGGGCGATGTCAGCTTCGGCCAGCGCGAGAGGCTGGCCGACCTGGGGCCCGAGGCCCACCCGATGCTGACCGTGTTATTCGTGGTGTTATTGCTTGGGCTTGGCGTCAAGGCCGCGCTGGTACCGCTGCATGGCTGGCTGCCAAGGGCCATGGTGGCGCCGGCTCCGGTCAGCGCGCTGCTGCATGCGGTAGCGGTGGTCAAGGCGGGGGCGTTCGGCATCGTGCGCCTGGTCTATGACGTCTACGGTATCTCCCTGGTACATGAACTCGGCCTGCTGACGCTGCTCAGCGTCATCGCTACCGTCACCATCCTGTACGGCTCGCTGAAGGCACTGTCGCAGCAGGAGCTCAAGCCGAGGCTGGCCTATTCAACCGTCAGCCAGGTCTCCTACATCGTACTCGGCATCAGCCTGTTCGGGCCTTTCGGCACCATCGCGGGGCTCGTCCACCTGATGCACCAGGGGCTGATGAAGGTCACCCTTTTCTACTGTGCCGGCAACTACGCCGAGGAGCTCGGCATCCACCGCATCGACGATCTCGACGGCGCCGGGCGGAGAATGCCTATGACCAGCCTGGCATTCTCCGTGGGGGCGCTGGGCATGATCGGCCTGCCGCCGGTGGCCGGGTTCATCACCAAGTGGTACCTGGGCATGGGCGCGGTGCAGGCCGGCATGTCGTGGGTGATCGCCGTACTGATGGCCAGCAGCCTGCTCAATGCCGCCTATTTCCTGCCGATCCTGCATCGGTTGTGGTTCCGCCACGGCCCGGCACATGGCCGCGGCAAGTGGCCGGAGGAGCGCAACCTGGGGCGCTTCGAGACCAGTGCCTGGCTATTGTTGCCCACCGCCGCCACGGCGCTGTTCAGTATTCTGGTGGGAATATTGGCGGGAATGACCTTCAGTCCGCTGGACCTGGCGACCTTCGTGGTGGCAGAGGAGTATCTGCCGTGA
- a CDS encoding complex I subunit 5 family protein, with amino-acid sequence MNLLLPIAVLWPLLVLLRSGLMQAMEQGGRRRHEPRRELLDGWWASAPLPALALALWPGELSFAMDSWLLGGLWQHDAARRPWLMFGTLLWFLAGCYARGYLADEQHSAVAGDGSATRRLLGFSLFWPLTLAGNLLLILAEDIPSFYLGFITMTLAAYVLVVHTGDRDARRGGLAYIVMALCGEALILGGLLWAAGSAEALTLSELRVAIAEAEQGLWMAALLWLGFGVKAGVIGLHVWLPLAHPVAPTPASAVLSGVMVKAGVLGWLYTLPLGDAEAGLARLGEAIIAVGLAGAFLAALLGVAQRHPKAVLAYSSVSQLGMLASLVGVGLATPALWPSLLAPVTLFAAHHGMTKGTLFLGVGISEHPPRLPAWLIVTLLALPALSLGGALTSGLIAKGFIKEVLKEGGYSTLVSWLSVAAVGSTLLVARALWRQWRRRGEPTTSLHSPMFLAWLFAVLAAAGVPLWLPIGESGVPWPPLKELPGLLWPAGLGVILAGLVMLAAKAGRGEWERFSPLPAGDLWWVYAALARHLVALLGMLGGRLRTGNQWLRAGLVARERRITAWLDDLSHYERVFTHLAMPLMIGVALMLLLGFWLG; translated from the coding sequence GTGAACCTGCTGCTTCCCATTGCCGTGCTCTGGCCGCTGCTCGTACTACTGCGTAGTGGGCTGATGCAGGCCATGGAGCAGGGTGGCAGACGCCGCCACGAACCGCGCCGGGAACTGCTCGATGGCTGGTGGGCCTCGGCACCGCTGCCGGCACTGGCCCTGGCACTGTGGCCCGGCGAGCTGTCGTTTGCGATGGATAGCTGGCTGCTGGGTGGCTTGTGGCAGCACGATGCAGCGCGCCGGCCCTGGCTGATGTTCGGCACGCTGTTGTGGTTCCTGGCCGGCTGTTATGCGCGCGGCTACCTGGCAGACGAACAGCACAGCGCCGTCGCCGGCGACGGAAGCGCCACTCGCCGGCTGTTGGGCTTCTCGCTGTTCTGGCCGCTGACGCTGGCCGGCAACCTGCTGCTGATTCTGGCCGAGGACATTCCCAGTTTCTATCTGGGGTTCATTACCATGACCCTGGCCGCCTACGTGCTGGTGGTACACACCGGCGATCGCGACGCCAGGCGCGGCGGTCTGGCCTACATCGTCATGGCGCTCTGCGGCGAGGCATTGATCCTGGGAGGCCTGTTGTGGGCGGCGGGCAGCGCTGAGGCACTGACCCTGAGCGAGCTGCGTGTCGCCATCGCCGAGGCGGAACAGGGGCTATGGATGGCGGCCTTGCTGTGGCTGGGTTTCGGCGTCAAGGCGGGGGTGATCGGGCTGCACGTCTGGCTGCCGCTGGCGCATCCGGTGGCGCCCACGCCGGCCAGCGCCGTGCTTAGTGGTGTCATGGTCAAGGCCGGTGTGCTGGGCTGGCTGTACACCTTGCCGCTGGGTGATGCCGAGGCGGGGCTGGCCCGGCTTGGCGAAGCCATCATCGCGGTAGGGCTGGCGGGGGCTTTTCTGGCCGCCTTGCTGGGCGTGGCCCAGCGCCACCCCAAGGCAGTGCTGGCCTACTCGAGTGTCAGCCAACTGGGCATGCTCGCCAGCCTGGTGGGGGTGGGGCTGGCGACACCTGCGCTGTGGCCGTCGCTGCTGGCACCGGTGACGCTTTTCGCCGCTCATCATGGCATGACCAAGGGCACCCTGTTCCTCGGGGTGGGTATCAGTGAGCATCCGCCGCGCCTGCCGGCCTGGCTGATCGTGACGCTGCTGGCGCTGCCGGCGCTCTCGCTGGGTGGCGCCTTGACCTCGGGGCTGATCGCCAAGGGATTCATCAAGGAAGTGCTCAAGGAAGGAGGGTACTCGACGCTGGTGAGCTGGCTCAGCGTGGCGGCGGTGGGCAGCACCCTGCTGGTGGCCCGCGCATTATGGCGACAGTGGCGGCGGCGGGGGGAACCGACCACTTCCCTGCATTCGCCCATGTTCCTGGCCTGGCTGTTCGCCGTGCTGGCGGCGGCTGGGGTGCCGCTGTGGCTACCTATCGGCGAGTCTGGCGTGCCGTGGCCACCGCTCAAGGAGCTTCCCGGGTTGCTGTGGCCGGCGGGGCTGGGGGTGATCCTGGCCGGCCTGGTGATGCTGGCGGCGAAGGCGGGAAGAGGTGAGTGGGAAAGATTCTCGCCCTTGCCGGCAGGTGACCTGTGGTGGGTCTATGCCGCACTGGCACGGCACCTGGTAGCGCTGCTTGGCATGCTGGGCGGCAGGCTCCGAACCGGGAATCAATGGCTGCGAGCGGGTCTGGTGGCGCGGGAACGTCGCATAACCGCCTGGCTTGACGATCTGAGCCACTACGAGCGAGTCTTCACCCATCTGGCCATGCCGCTGATGATCGGTGTGGCGCTGATGCTGCTGCTGGGATTCTGGCTAGGCTAG
- a CDS encoding PhoH family protein, which translates to MVRLDKKAKRLYVLDTNVLLHDPAALYQFEEHEVVIPMTVLEELDKLKNGLREIARTARQVSRTLSDLTNQVTFDEIQQGIPIPRAGGTTLGKLVFLCYPELKPLEHLEESPDNVLLAETCRLRDERPDASVVLVTKDINLRVKAAALHVPVEDYLTDRAFSDSDVMLEGVRIYPDEEGSSSGPWGQMEVDVEVERVDHHTFYRLEGQVPNDWHLGMLVSDSENGASFEAIVRELGPKQARLQLLTNYRHRDGVWGVHAHDSRQNFALNLLMDDDIDLVTIAGSAGTGKTFMTLAAAFQQTLDAKRFERIVFTRAPISMSEDIGFLPGTEEEKMSPWMGAFHDNMDNLLRDEHDGSTSWSQDATRSLIGSRVQIRAPGFMRGRTLNDTFLIIDEAQNFTPKQLKTLLTRAGRNTKIVCLGNVGQIDTPYLTANTCGMAAVVQRFSNWAHAGHVTLRSVERSRLALAGEELL; encoded by the coding sequence ATGGTACGACTCGACAAGAAAGCCAAGCGGTTGTATGTGCTGGATACCAACGTCCTGCTGCATGACCCCGCTGCCCTGTATCAGTTCGAGGAGCACGAAGTGGTCATCCCGATGACCGTGCTCGAGGAACTCGATAAACTAAAGAACGGCCTGCGCGAGATCGCCCGCACCGCCCGCCAGGTCAGCCGTACCCTCTCCGACCTGACCAACCAGGTCACCTTCGACGAAATTCAGCAAGGCATCCCGATTCCCCGCGCCGGGGGCACCACGCTCGGCAAACTCGTGTTTCTCTGCTATCCGGAGCTGAAACCGCTAGAACATCTCGAGGAGAGCCCCGACAACGTGCTGCTGGCGGAAACCTGCCGGCTGCGTGACGAGCGTCCGGATGCTTCGGTCGTTCTCGTGACCAAGGACATCAACCTGCGGGTCAAGGCCGCCGCCCTGCACGTGCCGGTGGAGGATTATCTGACCGACCGCGCCTTCAGCGACAGCGATGTGATGCTCGAAGGGGTGCGCATCTATCCTGATGAGGAAGGCAGCAGCAGTGGGCCATGGGGCCAGATGGAGGTCGACGTCGAGGTGGAGCGAGTCGACCACCACACCTTCTATCGGCTGGAAGGTCAGGTTCCGAATGACTGGCACCTGGGCATGCTGGTGTCCGACAGCGAGAACGGTGCCAGCTTCGAGGCCATCGTCCGTGAACTGGGCCCCAAGCAGGCGCGGCTGCAACTGCTGACCAACTATCGCCACAGGGATGGCGTCTGGGGAGTTCACGCTCACGACAGCCGCCAGAACTTCGCCCTCAACCTGCTGATGGATGACGACATCGATCTGGTCACCATCGCCGGCAGTGCCGGCACCGGCAAGACCTTCATGACGCTGGCGGCGGCCTTTCAGCAAACCCTCGATGCCAAGCGCTTCGAGCGCATCGTGTTCACCCGGGCACCGATCTCGATGAGCGAGGACATCGGCTTCCTGCCCGGCACCGAAGAGGAGAAGATGTCACCGTGGATGGGTGCCTTCCACGACAACATGGACAACCTGCTGCGCGACGAGCACGACGGCAGCACCAGCTGGAGCCAGGACGCCACGCGCAGCCTGATCGGCTCCCGGGTGCAGATCCGCGCCCCCGGCTTCATGCGCGGGCGTACCCTCAATGACACCTTCCTGATCATCGACGAGGCGCAGAACTTCACACCCAAGCAGCTCAAGACCCTGCTCACCCGAGCCGGGCGCAACACCAAGATCGTCTGCCTGGGCAACGTCGGTCAGATCGACACACCCTACCTCACCGCCAACACTTGCGGCATGGCGGCGGTAGTGCAGCGTTTCAGTAACTGGGCGCATGCCGGCCACGTGACGCTACGCAGTGTGGAGCGCTCGCGTCTGGCGCTGGCCGGAGAAGAACTGCTGTGA
- a CDS encoding cell division protein ZipA C-terminal FtsZ-binding domain-containing protein, translating into MVAGVALLLALVCLVAFLKSRRAREEPGLAQAAQPRVAAASSAPPTETATSVKPDEPEPEPKPEPMHRFQVASGKEIKQCLFVILDWPGLDTNRRLARLLKEYNAQYDAKLGVYKIRDPLAGYKLTIANSSPPGTLPPIHEGDDQPTVPGVSILIHFVSKRSVARNPETLIDITQSIAAIGGHILDAERNAVSNEEFEQLRQQAVKP; encoded by the coding sequence ATGGTAGCGGGGGTAGCGCTGCTGCTGGCGCTGGTGTGCCTGGTAGCGTTCCTGAAGAGCCGACGTGCTCGAGAAGAGCCCGGGCTGGCGCAAGCGGCGCAGCCCCGTGTCGCCGCGGCATCAAGTGCACCGCCAACGGAGACAGCCACTTCAGTGAAGCCGGATGAACCCGAGCCTGAACCGAAACCCGAGCCGATGCATCGTTTCCAGGTTGCCTCGGGCAAGGAGATCAAGCAGTGCCTGTTCGTGATCCTCGACTGGCCGGGGCTGGACACCAACCGTCGCCTTGCCCGCTTGCTCAAGGAGTACAACGCCCAGTATGACGCCAAGCTGGGTGTCTACAAGATTCGCGACCCCCTCGCCGGCTACAAGCTCACCATTGCCAACTCCTCTCCACCCGGCACCCTGCCGCCCATCCACGAGGGCGACGACCAGCCCACCGTACCTGGCGTCTCGATCCTGATCCATTTCGTCAGCAAGCGCAGCGTGGCGCGCAACCCCGAGACACTGATCGATATCACTCAGTCGATCGCCGCCATCGGCGGCCATATTCTTGATGCCGAGCGCAATGCCGTCAGTAACGAGGAGTTCGAGCAGCTCAGGCAGCAAGCAGTGAAGCCGTGA
- a CDS encoding YqaA family protein, translating to MARLHPTSARDWFERLNRSPHALWLLFGASMLETLLVPIPIEVILIPWMLCHPERKWIIAGVALAGNLLAASLGYLLGVFAMEQWGNQLIGIFGSQEVFEGYRSRLQEEGFMAIVTIGIVPVPFQIAMLAAGASGYPYPLFLLAAMLGRGVRYFGLALLVALAGDAALKLWERHARKVGLVLLALCGTWVWYEVTT from the coding sequence ATGGCACGACTCCATCCAACTTCCGCCAGGGACTGGTTCGAGCGACTGAATCGCTCACCTCACGCACTGTGGTTGCTGTTCGGCGCCTCGATGCTGGAAACCCTGCTTGTGCCGATCCCCATCGAGGTCATCCTCATCCCCTGGATGCTGTGCCATCCCGAACGCAAGTGGATAATTGCCGGCGTGGCACTGGCGGGCAACCTGTTGGCGGCATCGCTGGGCTACTTGTTGGGCGTTTTCGCCATGGAGCAGTGGGGGAATCAGCTGATCGGTATCTTCGGCAGCCAGGAGGTCTTCGAAGGCTATCGTTCCCGTCTCCAGGAAGAGGGGTTCATGGCCATTGTCACCATTGGCATAGTGCCGGTGCCCTTCCAGATCGCCATGCTGGCCGCCGGAGCGAGCGGCTACCCTTACCCGCTGTTTCTACTGGCAGCGATGCTGGGCCGTGGCGTGCGCTACTTCGGCCTCGCCCTGCTCGTCGCGCTGGCCGGCGATGCGGCGCTCAAGCTATGGGAACGACATGCCAGGAAGGTCGGCCTGGTGCTACTGGCGCTGTGCGGCACCTGGGTGTGGTATGAGGTGACCACATGA
- a CDS encoding GNAT family N-acetyltransferase yields the protein MFDLETPRLRLRPLATTDLPALAQMLADPEVMRHSLRGVCDDMATRVFLDWCFDCYIKHRTGPLALVDRQDGNFVGFCGVSPEKIQGTLELNLGYRLAKRYWGQGLATEAALAALEHAFSDRRFDSIVAIVESAHAASLRVVEKVGFGCFEALEFHKRPVRLYRMQRAQWQKRPVAEPS from the coding sequence ATGTTCGATTTGGAGACGCCGCGCCTCCGGCTGCGCCCACTGGCCACTACTGATTTGCCGGCGCTGGCCCAGATGCTCGCCGACCCGGAGGTCATGCGCCACTCGTTGCGCGGCGTCTGCGATGACATGGCGACACGCGTTTTTCTAGACTGGTGCTTCGACTGCTACATCAAGCACCGTACGGGGCCGCTGGCACTGGTGGACAGGCAGGATGGCAACTTCGTCGGCTTCTGTGGCGTATCGCCTGAAAAGATTCAAGGCACTTTGGAATTGAACCTGGGCTACCGGCTCGCCAAACGTTACTGGGGCCAGGGACTGGCGACCGAAGCCGCTCTTGCTGCGCTGGAGCATGCTTTCAGCGACCGGCGGTTCGATTCGATCGTGGCGATCGTCGAGTCGGCGCACGCGGCATCGCTGCGGGTGGTGGAGAAGGTCGGGTTCGGCTGCTTCGAGGCGCTGGAGTTCCACAAGCGGCCGGTGCGCCTGTACCGCATGCAGCGAGCACAATGGCAGAAGCGGCCGGTCGCCGAGCCGAGCTGA
- a CDS encoding VOC family protein: protein MKPRISMITLGVRDLEASIRFYEQGLGLPRMESPPEVAFFTLNGTWLGIYGRESLAEDAGIPAEGSGFAGIALAHNLGSEAEVDELLEQAVSAGGKLVKPGQKVFWGGYSGYFSDPDGYLWEVAHNPFVWIGPGDE, encoded by the coding sequence ATGAAGCCCAGGATCAGCATGATCACGCTCGGCGTGCGGGACCTGGAAGCGTCGATTCGGTTCTATGAGCAGGGGCTGGGTCTGCCCAGGATGGAGTCGCCGCCCGAAGTGGCTTTCTTCACCCTCAACGGCACCTGGTTGGGAATTTACGGCCGTGAGTCATTGGCCGAGGATGCAGGCATCCCTGCCGAAGGCAGCGGCTTTGCCGGCATTGCCCTGGCCCACAACCTGGGCTCCGAGGCGGAGGTCGACGAACTCCTGGAGCAGGCGGTCAGTGCCGGCGGCAAGCTGGTCAAGCCCGGCCAGAAGGTATTCTGGGGTGGCTACTCTGGGTATTTCTCCGACCCGGACGGCTACCTCTGGGAAGTGGCACACAATCCCTTCGTCTGGATCGGGCCTGGAGACGAATAG
- a CDS encoding nucleoside recognition domain-containing protein encodes MTQRLAAHLLGTMGKLLREAWTVYWTLLKVMVPALLIVKALEMLGMTELLGHWLSPLMVPLGLPEPLSLVWAATLLTNIYTGLVIFFEVTRDTPLTVAQVTVLGALMAVGHSLPIEGAVARMAGVPWWLTLLLRVGGAWLLGWLLHLSYSWGGWLQHANHVVWQPSAQEATLTAWLQGQATTLATIFVVIFALMSLLRLLHWLGVERLIHKLLYPLLQLLGIGPAAANITVIGITLGLTFGAGLLLREAHSGRLTPRDIVLTLCFLGLCHSLIEDTLLIMLMGADLSGLLWARLGFALVVIALLARLPWLKRAEMPPWMFSSRAVAGRESHSEG; translated from the coding sequence ATGACACAACGACTTGCTGCCCACCTGCTCGGCACGATGGGCAAGCTGTTGCGCGAGGCCTGGACGGTCTACTGGACCCTGCTCAAGGTGATGGTGCCGGCACTGCTGATCGTCAAGGCGCTCGAGATGCTGGGCATGACCGAGCTGCTCGGCCACTGGCTTTCGCCATTGATGGTACCGCTGGGGCTGCCCGAGCCATTGAGCCTGGTATGGGCCGCAACGCTGCTGACCAACATCTACACCGGGCTGGTCATCTTCTTCGAAGTCACACGGGATACGCCGCTGACCGTGGCGCAGGTGACGGTGCTGGGTGCGCTGATGGCGGTGGGGCACTCACTGCCGATAGAAGGGGCGGTGGCGCGCATGGCCGGCGTGCCCTGGTGGCTGACGCTGCTGCTGCGAGTCGGCGGTGCCTGGCTGCTGGGTTGGCTGCTGCACCTTAGCTATTCGTGGGGAGGCTGGCTTCAGCACGCCAATCATGTGGTGTGGCAGCCTTCCGCCCAGGAAGCGACGCTGACGGCCTGGCTGCAGGGTCAGGCCACGACGCTGGCAACCATCTTCGTGGTGATCTTCGCCCTGATGAGCTTGCTCAGGCTGCTGCACTGGCTGGGCGTCGAACGGCTGATCCACAAGCTGCTCTATCCGCTGCTGCAGCTGTTGGGCATCGGCCCGGCGGCGGCCAACATCACCGTCATCGGTATCACCCTGGGGCTCACCTTCGGTGCCGGCCTGCTGCTGCGCGAGGCGCATTCGGGCCGCCTGACCCCGCGGGACATCGTGCTCACGCTCTGCTTCCTCGGCCTCTGTCACAGCCTGATCGAGGATACACTGCTGATCATGCTGATGGGAGCGGACCTCTCCGGCCTGCTATGGGCACGGCTCGGCTTCGCGCTAGTGGTCATCGCCCTGCTGGCCAGGCTGCCCTGGCTGAAGCGGGCCGAGATGCCGCCGTGGATGTTCTCCTCACGGGCAGTGGCGGGAAGAGAATCGCACAGCGAAGGGTAG
- a CDS encoding CidA/LrgA family protein, translating into MKLLRGFLWLLGFQLLGHAVVELLTLPVSHAMAGLLLLLAWLLAKRRLNESVATASQALIPLLAMLIMPGVVGVFFVIDEFAGHWTAIMVALGVGTFLSVLTTLWLMRRFMPREGANADEGGRQS; encoded by the coding sequence ATGAAGCTGTTGCGTGGGTTCCTGTGGCTGCTCGGTTTCCAACTGCTCGGCCACGCTGTCGTCGAGCTGCTGACGCTTCCCGTCTCTCACGCCATGGCGGGGCTGCTGTTGCTGCTGGCCTGGCTGCTGGCGAAGCGGCGTCTTAACGAGAGCGTGGCCACCGCGAGCCAGGCGCTGATTCCGCTGCTCGCCATGCTGATCATGCCCGGCGTGGTGGGCGTGTTCTTCGTGATCGACGAGTTCGCCGGCCACTGGACGGCGATCATGGTCGCCCTGGGTGTGGGAACCTTCCTCAGCGTGCTGACCACGCTTTGGCTGATGCGGCGCTTCATGCCCCGGGAAGGTGCAAACGCCGACGAAGGGGGGCGCCAGTCATGA